A section of the Ovis canadensis isolate MfBH-ARS-UI-01 breed Bighorn chromosome 1, ARS-UI_OviCan_v2, whole genome shotgun sequence genome encodes:
- the LOC138430532 gene encoding olfactory receptor 5H2-like, with product MENENITLLTEFVLTGLKYQPQWQIPLFLVFLVIYLITIVGNLGLIALIWNDSQLHIPMYLFLGSLALVDTSVSSTVTPKMLVNFFIKSKMISLSECMVQFFSFTVSATTECFLLASMAYDRYVAICNPLLYPVIMTNRLCVRLLVSSFVGGVLHAFIHIGFLFRLTFCSYNTIHNFYCDIMPLFKISCTDPFINILTVFIFSGSIQVFTILTVLISYTLVLFTILKKKSVQGIRKAFSTCGAHLFSVSLYYGPLLFMYIRPGSTQSDDHDMMDSLFYTVIIPLLNPIIYSLRNKKVIDSLMKILERNI from the coding sequence atggaaaatgaaaatataacattgCTGACAGAGTTTGTTCTCACAGGATTGAAGTATCAGCCACAGTGGCAAATTCCCTTGTTCCTGGTATTCTTGGTGATATACCTCATCACCATTGTGGGGAACCTTGGACTTATTGCTCTCATCTGGAATGACTCTCAACTTCACATCCCCATGTACCTATTCCTTGGGAGTTTGGCACTTGTGGATACTTCCGTATCATCCACAGTGACTCCCAAGATGCTGGTCAACTTCTTCATCAAAAGCAAGATGATCTCTCTCTCTGAATGCATGGTacaattcttttcctttacagTCAGTGCAACCACAGAATGCTTTCTCTTGGCAAGTATGGCATATGATCGCTATGTGGCCATATGCAACCCTTTACTTTATCCAGTGATTATGACGAATAGACTATGTGTGCGACTGTTGGTCTCATCATTTGTAGGTGGTGTTCTTCACGCCTTTATTCATATAGGTTTTTTATTTAGATTAACCTTCTGCAGTTACAACACAATACACAACTTTTACTGTGATATTATGCCACTGTTCAAAATTTCTTGTACTGACCCTTTTATTAATATTCTAacggtttttattttctctggttcAATACAGGTGTTCACCATTCTGACTGTGCTTATCTCTTATACACTAGTTctctttacaattttaaaaaagaagtctgttcaaggtataaggaaggccttctccacctgtggAGCCCacctcttctctgtctctttatACTATGGGCCTCTTCTCTTCATGTATATTCGTCCTGGATCCACACAATCAGATGATCACGATATGATGGACTCTCTCTTTTACACTGTCATAATCCCTTTGTTAAATCCAATTATCTATAGcctgagaaataagaaagtcaTAGACTCACTGATGAAAATTTTAGAGAGGAATATTTAG